A DNA window from Candidatus Neomarinimicrobiota bacterium contains the following coding sequences:
- a CDS encoding type IV toxin-antitoxin system AbiEi family antitoxin yields the protein MWSFTYAHAQKHVNRDLPGAIQRMRQAGRIVDPARGFYTIIPEEISLSDRMPADRFIDDLMNFHKSPYYVGLLTAAAYYGSSHQSPQVFQVMTDPARRAINIRGGRVKFFNKKNIHNTPIIERNTPTGTMNISTPEVTVYDLIKFSRLVGGMDHVANVIAEMMEQVKVAELREAASIYHLPVLQRTGYVFERIGNIPAVKMLQQLIAHEKPVYTPLEVSGPSVRNPKDEKWKIILNTDIEIEY from the coding sequence GTGTGGTCATTCACATATGCCCACGCACAAAAGCATGTGAATCGCGATTTGCCAGGCGCTATTCAGCGCATGAGGCAGGCAGGTAGAATAGTTGATCCTGCTCGGGGTTTCTATACTATTATTCCTGAGGAAATCAGTCTCTCTGACAGAATGCCAGCTGATAGGTTTATAGATGATCTTATGAATTTTCACAAAAGTCCATATTACGTTGGTTTACTTACGGCTGCTGCGTATTACGGGTCAAGTCATCAAAGCCCTCAAGTATTCCAGGTTATGACTGATCCAGCTAGAAGAGCAATCAATATTCGTGGGGGTAGAGTAAAGTTTTTTAATAAGAAGAATATACATAATACGCCAATCATAGAGAGAAATACACCCACGGGAACTATGAATATCTCGACGCCGGAAGTCACAGTATATGACCTGATCAAATTTAGCAGGTTGGTTGGCGGTATGGATCATGTCGCAAACGTGATAGCAGAAATGATGGAGCAGGTAAAAGTAGCAGAATTAAGGGAAGCGGCCTCAATTTATCACTTGCCAGTACTTCAGCGAACAGGGTATGTATTTGAGCGTATTGGAAATATCCCAGCTGTGAAAATGCTTCAGCAGTTAATAGCCCATGAGAAACCTGTTTATACTCCCCTAGAGGTCTCGGGACCCTCCGTTCGAAATCCAAAGGATGAGAAGTGGAAAATTATTCTAAATACTGATATCGAGATAGAATATTGA
- a CDS encoding PAS domain S-box protein: protein MTSRYRELFNKSADASLIINNGLFVDCNQATVDMLGFKTKADVLNTHPSELSPEFQPDGQDSVSKADKMMALAYQNGSHRFEWDHLRANGEVFPVEVLLTAISQDAGNETLYVVWRDITEFNENQKFQAATSTLADQLSVVMDMHEIAQVGAQQIRRFLESDAISINFIDHKGGINRGLYTEDTLEGDLKPTTFKPLSTSFEKLDTDSIEGIPKPLLLNRTKAEIKAKSMDRPFGAVSRKSASLMFAPIMWDKVKVGEITAQSYTFKKYSEKSLSQLQILATQIGGALLRAKASEDLKIEHKELRKNQSQLLLSQQLAHIGSWEYDVKNKRGFWSAELYRIYDLDPGETITRRRLLDIIHPRDVELFDQEMQSDTVVRTDYRIIRSDGSIRWIHEEVDNPKLENGKPILLRGCAQDVTTRKEAEERLAESDKLRELLLDIITHDLKNPAGVIFAMSELAVQQMPDNKVIDVLYSTSERLLKVLDETSLLTQATFGEKIPLHRLDLYTLITEVVEEFSGRLTEVSIAMEVNVPEQLVIYANPLISEVFKNYIANAIKYAEDGKRIVINAELEEAAVSVSVNDFGTTIPEFDRKRIFERNTRINSADQKGRGLGLAIVQRIAAVNDATVWVEPNKPRGNSFFVRIPVPTPTTQPATE, encoded by the coding sequence ATGACTTCTAGATATAGAGAATTATTCAATAAATCTGCTGATGCCTCACTGATCATCAATAATGGCTTGTTTGTGGATTGCAACCAGGCCACCGTAGATATGCTTGGATTTAAAACCAAGGCAGACGTATTAAACACTCACCCTTCTGAGCTTTCACCTGAATTCCAACCCGATGGACAGGATTCTGTAAGTAAGGCGGATAAGATGATGGCTTTGGCGTATCAGAATGGGAGTCATCGTTTTGAATGGGATCATCTTCGAGCCAATGGGGAAGTATTTCCAGTAGAGGTTCTCTTAACTGCTATATCCCAGGACGCTGGCAATGAGACTTTGTATGTTGTTTGGCGGGACATCACCGAATTCAATGAAAATCAGAAGTTTCAAGCAGCAACCAGCACCCTGGCCGATCAACTCAGTGTGGTTATGGATATGCATGAGATCGCCCAGGTAGGAGCACAACAGATCAGACGCTTTTTAGAGAGTGATGCAATCTCAATTAATTTTATCGATCATAAAGGGGGCATCAACAGGGGTCTCTATACTGAGGATACGCTGGAAGGAGATCTGAAACCCACGACATTCAAACCTCTCTCCACATCCTTTGAGAAGTTGGATACTGATAGTATTGAGGGCATCCCCAAACCATTACTCCTGAATCGGACCAAAGCTGAAATCAAAGCAAAATCCATGGACCGCCCATTTGGGGCTGTTTCCAGAAAAAGTGCTTCCCTCATGTTTGCACCTATCATGTGGGATAAGGTAAAAGTGGGAGAGATAACCGCCCAGAGCTATACCTTTAAAAAATATTCAGAAAAGAGCCTTTCCCAACTCCAGATACTGGCCACACAAATTGGAGGTGCTTTACTCCGGGCCAAGGCCTCTGAAGACTTAAAAATTGAGCATAAAGAATTACGCAAGAATCAATCTCAGCTTCTTTTATCACAGCAATTGGCTCACATAGGAAGTTGGGAATATGATGTTAAGAATAAGCGGGGTTTTTGGTCGGCAGAACTATATAGGATATATGATCTTGATCCTGGAGAGACGATTACGCGGCGCCGACTCCTGGATATCATTCATCCACGGGATGTGGAATTATTCGATCAGGAAATGCAATCTGATACCGTGGTAAGAACGGATTATAGAATCATCCGATCTGATGGCAGCATTCGTTGGATTCATGAGGAGGTTGACAATCCCAAACTCGAAAACGGAAAACCAATATTATTGAGAGGTTGTGCCCAGGATGTCACCACCAGAAAGGAAGCTGAGGAGCGCCTGGCAGAATCAGATAAACTCAGGGAACTTCTGCTGGATATCATCACCCATGATTTAAAGAACCCGGCAGGCGTCATATTCGCCATGTCAGAATTGGCCGTTCAACAAATGCCTGACAATAAAGTAATCGATGTGCTTTATTCTACTTCAGAGAGGTTACTAAAGGTTCTTGATGAAACCTCACTTCTCACACAGGCCACATTTGGCGAGAAGATTCCGCTGCATCGATTGGATCTATATACCTTGATCACTGAAGTTGTGGAAGAATTCTCCGGGCGTCTTACTGAGGTTTCCATAGCCATGGAAGTCAATGTCCCGGAACAGCTTGTCATCTATGCCAACCCTTTGATTAGCGAGGTCTTTAAAAACTATATCGCCAATGCCATCAAATACGCTGAGGATGGCAAAAGAATTGTGATCAATGCAGAACTGGAAGAAGCTGCAGTCAGTGTCTCAGTGAATGATTTTGGAACCACCATCCCGGAGTTTGACCGCAAGCGTATTTTTGAACGCAATACCAGAATCAATAGTGCCGACCAAAAGGGCAGGGGACTGGGTCTGGCCATCGTCCAGCGCATCGCAGCTGTAAACGATGCCACCGTCTGGGTGGAACCCAACAAACCCAGGGGCAATAGCTTTTTTGTCCGAATTCCTGTACCAACGCCAACAACTCAACCCGCTACAGAGTAA
- a CDS encoding Gfo/Idh/MocA family oxidoreductase codes for MSKPLKICVVGAGRWGTNHIKTLKNLGALAGIVESRENRREELKTLFPDATLFHSVRDVPLDEFDGFTVATPAETHFEVGSYLLEQGKHVLIEKPIALNTIEAGALKALADKHKVNLMVGHVLLFHPAIIKIKEMIDSGKIGKLEYIYSNRLNLGTVRTEENILWSFAPHDISIFEYFIGSNPIEVVSRGGAFLTPGIHDTTMTSLTYPNNVVGHIFVSWLHPFKEHRMVMIGSKGMISFEDSSEEKDILFYEKGIDWIQGEPIKRDGPTEVIPYEKGFPLTNEIQYFIDHLDGSKLEIADGQNAFDVLEVLEKATHSLQGTMPEVNDEAPTAKSDFFVHPTSEVDTGVTVGKGTKIWHYSHVQGGSSLGENVSIGQNVNVGNNVKIGNSVKIQNNVSVYEGVELEDYVFCGPSMVFTNIQRPRSEFPQRGTEFYAKTLVKKSASIGANATIVCGSTIGEYAFIGAGTVVTKDVPAFALVVGNPGKIIGWVDKKGYKLTFNDSGLSECGNYKLSNNIVEYRGK; via the coding sequence ATGAGTAAACCATTAAAAATCTGCGTCGTCGGTGCTGGCCGTTGGGGAACCAACCATATCAAGACCTTGAAAAATCTTGGTGCCTTAGCTGGTATTGTGGAATCCCGTGAAAATCGTCGGGAGGAATTGAAGACTTTATTTCCCGATGCAACCCTCTTTCACAGTGTCAGAGATGTTCCCCTTGATGAATTCGATGGTTTTACTGTTGCGACCCCGGCTGAAACTCACTTTGAGGTTGGCTCTTATCTTTTGGAGCAGGGTAAACATGTTTTGATAGAAAAACCCATTGCTCTGAATACCATAGAAGCAGGTGCCCTTAAGGCCCTGGCTGATAAACATAAAGTGAATCTCATGGTGGGCCATGTCCTGCTTTTTCATCCAGCCATTATCAAGATTAAGGAAATGATTGATTCAGGGAAGATTGGCAAGCTGGAGTACATTTACAGCAATCGCCTGAATCTGGGCACGGTTCGCACTGAAGAAAACATCCTCTGGAGTTTTGCCCCCCATGACATTTCCATATTTGAATATTTCATAGGTTCAAACCCCATAGAAGTCGTCAGTCGGGGAGGCGCATTTTTAACACCAGGTATTCATGACACTACCATGACCTCATTGACTTATCCAAATAATGTAGTAGGACATATTTTTGTCAGTTGGCTGCATCCTTTCAAAGAACACAGAATGGTCATGATAGGGTCCAAGGGTATGATCTCCTTTGAGGATAGTTCAGAAGAGAAGGATATTCTTTTTTATGAAAAGGGTATTGATTGGATCCAGGGAGAACCCATCAAGCGTGATGGACCTACAGAAGTGATCCCTTATGAAAAGGGCTTTCCACTTACCAATGAAATCCAGTATTTTATCGACCACCTTGATGGATCAAAATTGGAGATAGCAGACGGCCAGAATGCCTTTGATGTCCTGGAAGTCTTGGAAAAGGCCACCCATTCACTTCAGGGAACCATGCCGGAAGTAAATGATGAAGCGCCTACAGCGAAATCTGATTTTTTCGTCCACCCCACCAGTGAAGTAGACACCGGAGTTACGGTGGGCAAGGGTACCAAAATCTGGCATTATTCACATGTTCAAGGTGGATCCTCCCTGGGTGAGAATGTCTCCATTGGCCAGAATGTCAATGTGGGCAATAATGTGAAAATTGGTAATTCTGTCAAAATTCAAAACAATGTCTCAGTTTATGAAGGTGTCGAGTTGGAGGATTATGTCTTCTGCGGACCTTCCATGGTTTTCACCAATATTCAGCGTCCCCGTTCAGAATTTCCCCAGAGGGGTACTGAGTTTTATGCTAAGACTCTGGTAAAGAAAAGCGCCTCCATAGGTGCCAACGCCACCATCGTCTGTGGTTCCACCATAGGTGAATATGCCTTCATTGGTGCCGGAACTGTGGTTACCAAAGATGTCCCCGCTTTTGCGTTGGTAGTCGGTAACCCCGGCAAAATAATTGGCTGGGTAGACAAAAAAGGCTACAAACTCACCTTCAATGACTCCGGTTTAAGTGAATGTGGAAATTATAAACTCTCCAACAATATTGTGGAGTACAGAGGCAAATAA
- a CDS encoding nucleotidyl transferase AbiEii/AbiGii toxin family protein yields the protein MIPQAQILAWHKVALWQFDYQIEQDLILSRILVEIYNDTSLRDQLLFRGGTALTKLFFKKPYRYSEDLDFVQTAAGPIKPIVLGLQKLIDPWLGQSTTRTRANGFRIYYQFRSESDPDMIKKIKIEINTREHFTVFGIKKMDFSVDSRWYKNTSQINTYSIDELAGSKLRALYQRKKGRDLFDIYRLSKENMINPLKTMEALQTYLQKQGLQVKREQYLNNLKLKLSEPVFRNDVEALLVSGVEFNPDLAFREIESIVKLLPE from the coding sequence TTGATTCCGCAGGCCCAGATACTTGCCTGGCACAAAGTAGCCCTCTGGCAATTTGATTATCAGATCGAGCAGGATCTAATCCTCTCTCGGATACTTGTGGAGATATACAATGATACGTCTCTGCGTGACCAGCTATTGTTCAGGGGAGGTACTGCCTTAACAAAACTATTCTTTAAAAAACCATATCGGTATTCTGAAGATCTGGATTTTGTACAAACGGCTGCTGGTCCAATCAAACCGATTGTACTTGGATTGCAAAAATTGATTGATCCCTGGTTAGGACAGAGTACAACGAGAACCAGAGCGAATGGATTTAGAATCTATTACCAGTTTCGATCAGAGTCTGATCCGGATATGATTAAAAAGATCAAGATCGAAATTAATACGAGGGAGCATTTTACAGTTTTTGGGATAAAGAAGATGGATTTCTCTGTCGATTCACGATGGTATAAAAACACAAGCCAAATAAACACCTATTCGATTGATGAGCTTGCTGGGTCAAAACTCAGAGCCCTTTATCAAAGGAAAAAGGGCCGTGACCTGTTTGATATTTATCGGCTTTCAAAGGAGAATATGATAAATCCTCTTAAGACCATGGAAGCATTGCAGACTTATCTTCAAAAACAGGGTCTTCAGGTAAAGCGTGAGCAATATTTGAATAATCTAAAGTTGAAATTATCAGAACCTGTCTTTCGCAATGATGTGGAGGCGCTGCTAGTATCCGGAGTTGAGTTTAATCCCGACCTGGCCTTTAGAGAAATCGAATCAATAGTCAAATTATTACCAGAATAG